The genome window ATATTTTCTTGCCTTGCCAACTATCGCCACGTAAGCAGGAACCTGCAGTCCGGATAAAAAAATAGCGGCTTCGGGCTGGTACTGCCCTGCATATACCGTGAACACGCCTGTGGGGTCGGCTACGCGCGCCCGCCACAAGTTATTCTCCTTGCCGATGTTCTCGACTTCCGTGACCACACCCACAATAAAAAGACGGTTGCACTTTACCCCGGTGGGTGTAATGATATAATTCGGCGCCCTCTCATCCCCTTCACTGATATAGAGATTTGACCTGTTAAACTCATGTGCGAAGATGCGCCATGCAACTTCCCTGTCCATCATCTTTTCCCTCTTTTCCATGTCACCCCGCCCTGCCCAGAAGCATGGCTGCTTTTTCTTTGTTCATATCAAGGGGCTCCCACACATCACTTGCTACAAGCGTGCTCCCGAATTCGCCTTTTGAGGTATTACCCCTTGCTGCGAGCATTTTCCCGACAAGTTTCTTTTTGATTTCGTCTTCCACAGCTTTCTGGGACATCGCCGCCTTTGCAATGTTCTGCGCATCTTCTATGGTATATCCGCATATCTTTTGTGTAAGGGGTGCGTCAAGAACAAGTGTCAATGCTCCTGTTCCGTCATCGATTATGGCTTTAATCCGCATATCCATTTTTTCATCCACTTTGCCATGAACCCTGCAGATGCCTTTTTGAATAACCCTCGAACACTCAGGGCAGCGGGCTACCAATCCAGAACCCGGTCTGATGGAGAGGATGTTGCCTTCGATAATAATGTCATAGGCCCCGTCTTTGCCTGCAATATCTCCTATGCTGACCTTGCCGATTACTTTGTATTCGATTTTCTTATCAAGCTTTATTACCTGGCTGGTTTCATTTATATTCAGGGTAGGAACGCCCCGGAATGACCGCACGTAGGCGTTTTTTACCTCAACTGCACTTCCAGCCGCAAGTTCAGGCAATACTATCCACGCAGTAAATGGAAGTTTGGTATCATCATCTGCAGCAATACCGCTTAGAATTTTTTTAGTGCCGTCCTTTGTATTGATTTCGCGCGATTCGATGTTCAAGATAGTGAACTCGGTATGGACATTTATATCTCCATCCTTTAATTCTCCAAGTTTTCTTACCTCGCTTTCCTGGACTATCTGGATTTTTGAGGTAAGCTTTGTGACTTTTGACCTGTTCCCGAAATTTATCTCAGGTCGCTCCTGCCAGTTTCTCACATAAGCCTGCGCGATCTTTATTACATCGCCCACATTCAGGTCGAAATCATGCCATGCAGTAAAACTTCTCGCAGCTGTCTCGTCGCTTATAGTTCCGGAAAAAACCGTCTTTTCATTATTTTTTACATTTACGGTTTTTTTGCTAATTTCCAGTATCTGCCCGGTAATCTCGATATTGCGGTCTCCGATTTGTATATCCTTTAGTTTCTTCTCTTTACTCTTTTCCGACCCGCCGTATTTCTTAATCAGGCTTCTCTTCGCTTCGCTCAGCGGTACCCGGTATTCAAGCAGCTTTTTTAAATCCGCTATAATATTACTTTCGTCTATTTCATTATCAAGCGCCCTTTTTATTTCTTCGATATGGGGCGCAAATTCAGTCTCCATGAAGCCTCCTTCTTTGATGAACCCAAAAACATTCATTCTTTTTTAGACGGGTTCATCAAACTGACCGATGGAATAAGACTATAAAGGTAGTAAAAGATAAAAAACCATCGGATTATTTACTCAGATCCACAACCTCGTAGTTCAAGCCTTCGGATTCAAGCCTGTTGAGCAGGGACGGTATTTCCTCATCCACAGAAACCACAAGCGAGGAGAGACCGTGAAAAGCCGCCTCCACAACTGATTCTTTTGCCCCGAAGAGAATGTTGGGCGCAATATTTATTTTACGAAGGGAGATCAGAGCTTCGACCCCGAGCGCTGCGATATACGGCTTCCCCTTCGAAAGTTTTTTCAGAATATCGTAATCCACGTTTCGAGAGCCCCCTCTTTCAACTCTCGGTATTTTGCAGATGGTTATATTAACCTCGGGCAGGCTTATCATCCCTTTCAAATCAGTCACTCCCACCTCTTCTCCCTCCATGGCATCTGACATGGTAATGCCCGCCACATCACCTTCTCCTCTGCCTGCATATAGCAAGCCATTCTCCATCCAGAGCGAGACCTTCTGCCCTTTATCAAGTCCTTCCGTAGCTATAGCTGTCGCAACGGATATATGGCTCACTACATCTTCCATCACAAACCGCGCGTATTTTTTCAATTCCTGCGCCCTTTCAAGCACCCACTCCACACCCTTCTTGGTAACACGATATCTCACGCGTCCATCCGAGTACAGGAAACCATCAGAAACAAGTTCCTTGATATATTCCGACACAGCCTGAGGTGTTATGCCGATCTTATATGCAATCTCTTTCTGCATAACATCGGGCTGGTGTGCGGCTATTTCAACAAGTATCTGGAATTTGGTGATTTCTTTTTTACTCCGAAGTATCATAAAGGGTTAAGCCCCTTTATGACGTCCCGAGTCACGCCTCGGGAGGGCGTGTGCGCGGTGTAAACTGACGCAACAGTTTTTGATAAAACTTTCTTAAAGTTTTTCATTCGGTTTCTCCGAGCATTTCAATCCTCTGCCCTTTTACTGCCAGGATTGATGATCGCCTTGCGACCGCGCGGATGAACATAATGCTTTTATCTACTACCCTCTGGAGCCCGTTCATCGACTGGTTGCCGCTCTTAACTTCTTTCTCGATTAAATCAAGATAGCTTCGCAATTCTTTGTCGTTCTTGAAAGTGACCATTATCAGGTCGCTTAAATCTTCAACAGAGCACTGGAAATTTACCTGTACCTTGGAATAGGATGAGTGATACTCCTTTTCTGGCATTTTCCCTGGCTGCGGCATTCTCCATTTACTCTCCACAAATCCGCTCTTTTTCAGAACGTCGAGGCTCTCATGTGGTTCAAACCCCACCTCTTTATCTATCTCTTCTTCAGTCTTCCAGCCATTTTGCAGGCACTCGAAAACTTTCTTGTGCGTATCCGAACCAAAGGCACGCAGAAGCGGAACAATGTCTGAAGGTTCATTAATAATACGAGTTCTCTTGCCCATGATAACATCTCTAAATACTAGCTATATTCTCTCAATACGAGTCTATATTATGTGTTCAAAATGGATAAACGTTTTGAAGAAGGGATATGTTACTCACTTTTTGAGCTTCCAGTAATATAAAATAATCATAATTACTGCTGCAACAACAATAATATCAAGCCCATTAAAAAACCCGATTATATTTTCCCAGGAAGGTCCGAGAGAGAAACCAACATATGCTAAAGCAAAGCACCAGGGTAAAGAGCCAATGAAACTGAAGGTCACAAGCTTTTTTAAATCATACTTTCCTATGCCTGCTGGCAGGGATATAAAAGTGCGAACTACAGGGAGCAGCCTGGAAAAGAGAACTGCCCTGTCCCCGTATTTCCTGAACCAGGTTTCTGCAAGCTCTATGTGGCTGCTTTCAATGAACAGATACCTGCCGTATTTTTCTATGAAAGGCCTCCCCCCTTTCAGACCTACATAATATGAGATCAGCGAGCCTGCGGTGCAGCCAACTGCGCCCACAATGCTTATCAAAAACAGATCGAATTTCTTCAGGTATGCCAGATAGCCTGCAAACGGCATCACAACCTCTGAAGGCACGGGAAGCGCGGCGCTTTCCAAAGTCATTAAAATAAAAACCCCGATATATCCGATGGAAGAGATAAACTGCGTAATGAAACCGGACAATAGCTCTGCAATCATAACCACAGAATAGAAATGGACATTATTTAAAGGTTGTCAGCGCTTATTTCCGCACAGCATGAAGTGTGCAATCAAAGCCTCAAGCTGGATGCGCTCATTTGCCCCTTCAGCCATCCTGAAATCGATTTCTCCGATGCGGTCAATCATGTCCACTTTCAGCCTGTCCGGAATGGTCATGTCAAACATAACCCGGTATATCTGCCCTATAATATCCTCGCCAGAAAGTCCCTGCTCGATCAACAGATAATCCAATTTCGCCCTGGCTTTCATGAAATTGCCCTCAAGACCGAGTTTTACAAGTTCCACAACTTCTTCTGGCTTTGCAGTAGCTGTTGTCTTATAAATAGCATCCATGTTGACGGTCTTATCAAGCATCGCAGCCGCCTGAAGGGCATTGATGGCGCGCCTCATGTCGCCTGCTGCCACGTATTTTATTGCATCCATTCCGTCATCAGTCAAGTTCACGCCTTCTGCCCTGGCGATATGCCTTATTCTCTCCTCCACTGCCGTGCTCCCGATGGGTTTGAACCTGTATACTGCGCATCTTGACTGGATGGGTTCGATTATTTTTGAGGAATAATTGCAGGAGAGTAGAAACCGGCATGTTGCTGTGTATTTTTCCATCGTTCTTCGAAGCGCTGACTGCGCATCAGAAGTAAGGGCATCTGCTTCGTCAAGGAATATTATCTTGAACTCAGCTTCGCCCAGGGGTGCAGTCCTGGCAAAGTTCTTAATCTTGTTCCTCACCACATCGATACCGCGCTCATCGCTGGCATTCAACTCGGTGAAATTATTAGTCCACGCTTCGCCGAAAAGCTCTCGTGCTATGCATATTGCTGAGGCTGTTTTCCCAACGCCTGGAGGACCTGAGAAGAGAAGGTGCGGCAGGTTTCTTGAATGCACATAGGATTTAAGGCGCTTTATAACTTCAGCCTGCCCAACTACATCGTCCAGTTTTTTTGGGCGGTATTTCTCGATCCAGATTTCTTCTTTGAGCATGTAAGCTTTAATAAGAGGCAAACTATTATTTAACTTTCTTCCCTGATACGTCAGCGGTGAAAAATAATTAATCTCGGGATTAACTAGTATGAACCATTCTTTAAAAATAGGATTTATCTTTGGTTTAACCTCTGGAATAATCACGACACTCGGTCTAATCGTAGGTTTGGATGCCGGGACACATTCAAGACTCGCTGTTATTGGCGGTGTATTGACAATAGCAATAGCCGATGCATTCTCGGACGCGCTTGGTATTCATATCTCAGAGGAAGCGGAGAGTAAACACATTCAAAAAGAGATATGGGAATCAACGCTCTCCACTTTTCTGGCTAAGTTCTTTTTTGCATCCACATTTCTCGTTCCCCTTTTGCTTTTTGAACTTTCAACCGCAATTATTGTAAGTGTTGCCTGGGGATTGTCCCTGCTGGGTATTTTAAGTTTTGAAATTGCCAGGGAGCAAAAAGTAAAACCCTGGAAGGTTATCACGGAACATCTGGTTATTGCGGCTGTGGTAATTGTTTGTACTCACTATGTTGGCGATTGGATATCAAAAACCTTTATGCTATAGTTATTCCTGTCATTCCCCTGTGAGAAGTATGCCAAAAACCCTCTTGTATCCTAATTCCAGTAAAAAAATCAATTTTTTCATCACCTCGCATCTTTTCCCTTCGCTCTCGGTTACTGGTAATTCCTGCGCTCTCATGTGCAGGCACTGTGAAGGAAAATTGCTGGAATCTCTTTTTCCAGCAACAACCTGTGATGAGCTTGAAAAAAAAGCCTTTGCGCTGCACAAACAGGGAGCTAAGGGCTTATTAATTACGGGGGGCTGCGATATGCGAGGGCGTGTGCCCATAAACAGCTTAATCCCTGCAATAAAAAAAATTAAGCAAAAAACAGAGCTAATCCTCATCGCACACACAGGTTTTATTTCCCCTGAAGAAGCGACAGCTTTAAAAAATTCAGGGCTTGACGGCATCGGTTTTGACGTAATTGGGGATATGAGCACAGCCAGGGATGTTTATGGTCTTGATATTTCTGAAAAAGACTATACAGACAGCCTTTGCGCCATAGAAGATGCAGGAATAATGATATTCCCCCATGTCTGTGTTGGATTGCATTTCGGCGAATTGAGGGGTGAATTCCACGCCCTTGAACTGATAAAAACAATAACTCCATCCACGGTAATAATAACAGGACTGATGCCTGTTGCAGGCACGCCGATGGCGCATGTCAAGCCAATACCTTCCGATTTTGAAAAGGTGATAGCGAAGGCGGTAGATATGTTCCCGCATACCCCCATCGTGCTTGGATGCGCCCATTCAAGCGGAAAAGACAGGGGTGAAATAGAAAGAATGGCGCTCCAGTGCGGCATAAGCGGCATTGCTTCGCCGACAATGCAAACCATCAATTTTGCAAGGAAAAAAGGATTTGAAATCAATTATTACGGCACTTGCTGCGGACTTATTCCGAGTGAAAAGACAAGGATTGAAGTACTGCCTCAAGCCCGGCTCTAATCTCTTGCCGCTTCTTATTTCTTTTTCTTCATCTCATCCAGCAATTCCTTCGCCCTGTCAGCCCTGACTTTCCTTTCCCTGACCATTATTTCTGCTATCTTATCCACCATTTCACCCGTGGCGCCTGCCTGAATCGCAACATTCCTTGAGTGAAGCCCCATATGCCCCCTCTGTATGCCTTCGGTGGCAAGCGCCTTCAATGCTGCGAAATTCTGGGCAAGACCTAACGCTGCAAATACCTCGCCCATTTCCGTAGCAGTCTTGACGCCGAGGATTTTAACGGCAGCGCGTGCAATGGGGTTAGTTTTTGTGGCGCCTCCTACAAGCCCAACTGCCATGGGCATTTCGATTGTCGCCACAAGATCCCCGTTTGCATTTTTCTCATATGCTGACAGGGGACGGTACGTCCCGCTTCGGGCGGCATAGACATGCGCTCCTGCCTCGATTGCCCTTGTATCGTTGCCGGTGGCCAGCACTGCAGCCGTTACTCCGTTCATTATGCCTTTGTTATGCGTGGCAGCTCGATAAGGGTCTCCTGCAGCAAAATGATATGCTGCAAGAATGCCGTCCACAACGTCTGCGCCGCCGATTGCCTCTTTTGTGAATACAACTTTTGCCCTCATGATGCGCTTGTCTGCAAAATTCGAGATTATCCTGAGGTACACCCTTCCGCCAGTCAGCTCTTCGATATAAGGAGCTACGGTTTCAGCCATGGTGTTTACAGCATTGGCTCCCATGGCATCCCTGCAGTCCACTATTAAATGCGTTATCACCATTTTTCCGCCAGGCGTGTCAATAACCCTTACCTCCACATCCTTTGCTCCTCCTCCGAACTTGACAAGCACGGGATCCACTTCGTTTGCCCGCCGGATTATCTCGTCCTTCTTCTCAAGGATGTTCACCCTCGCAAAATTGGGGTCTGCGATTCCAACAGCCTGTATCTGACCTATCATAACCGGACCCGTGCTGCTTGTGGTGAATCCCCCGCCCTCACGCGCCATCTTTGCCGCATTGCCGGCAGCAGCTATCACCGAGGGCTCTTCTATTGCCATGGGAATGAGGTAATCTTTGCCGTTGATTAAGAAATTCACAGCTACGCCCAGAGGAACTTCCATTACGCCGATGACGTTCTCCACCATGCGGTCTGCCGCATCATGGGATAGGGCGCCCGTGGCGCTGATGCATGAAGCTTCTTCCTCCGTGAGACTTGAAAACTCGCTTACCACTTTGAGCCTTTCCTTCGGGCTCAGCTTGTAGAAACCCGAGAGCTTTGATGTTTTTGTCATGATTTTTCCACCTGCGAGAGATTTTAGATGGCAGGAGGATATAAATAGGTTATCGCCAGCCTTGCACCTAAAGTCGTTCAAACACGGTACTTAGGTGCAAAGCCATTATCGCCAAAAGCTTTATCAATAAATCAATACTTTAAGATGACCCTATCATTTCGGTGAACTTTTTATGACTCAAAAGACCAAAGGAAAGAAGAAAAGACTGGCAAAAGCGCACAACCAGAACCAGCGGGTGCCAGCCTGGGTTATTGTAAAAACCAAAAGAAAAGTGATGACCCATCCAAAGCGCAGGCACTGGCGAAGAAGCACACTCAAGGTTTGATTGATATGGCAGACATAGAAAGAATCTATACCATTCCCCTCTCGGATGCAAGGAAAGTGCCGAGATGGAAGAGGGCGGAAAGCGCAGCAAGAAAGGTAAGAGCCTATCTTGCAAAACATTTAAAGACAGATTTAAAAGAAGTAAAACTGGATAAGACGATTAACGAGAAGCTCTGGGAGAGAGGTTCCATGAAACCGCCCTTGAAATTAAGAGTGAGAGCGGTTAAATTCGAGGCTGGCGGCGTGGAAGCCGAACTCGCCCAGGAATAATTTGGGGAATAAGGGAGTGAAGCGCAGGTTAAATATTTCAGGAAGCCCGGTACTTGGCGTATTCGCAGCATGTACCGAGGAGCTCGTTTTTGTACCGCGCGATGCTTCCGACGAAACAGTGAAAGAACTGGAAGAATCCCTTGGCGTAACAGCCCTTCGTTTTTCAGTGAGCGGAAGTTCTATCATAGGCTCGCTGCTGCGGGGAAACAGCAACGGGGTCATGGTGGCGGGTTTTATCCTCGAAAGAGAGCTTCGTGCCATAAGGAAACACACAAAAGCCGCAAGATTGACAGGGGAACTGAACGCTGCAGGAAACCTCATACTTGCCAACGATACTGCTGCGCTTGTGCATCCTGACCTCTCGGATAGATCCATCGGGGTGATTAAAAAGACCCTCGGCGTGGACGTAAGGCGGGGCACCATCGGAGAGTTAAAGACCGTGGGCATGGCGGGTATTGCCACGAACAAAGGGGTACTCGTGCATCCAAAATCCAGTCCAGCCGAGATTGGGGTAATAGAAGATCTCTTCTCCCTGCCTGTGGATATCGGGACTGTCAATTTCGGATCACCACTTGTGGGTTCAGGGCTTCTTGCCAACAGCAAAGGTTATGTTGCAGGCGAGGAAACCACCGGTCCTGAAATCAGCAGGATTGAAGATACGCTGGGTTATCTGTAAAGATTGTTGAATTTTTATCACGAATAATACGCATATAAACATAACCAAAACTTTTATATGGTATTATGATAATGATAGTGATGAGCAGGCGTGTATTTTTAAAATCAATCCCACACCCTATCCAAAGCCTGCTCTTTTAAAATCATAAAATCTTTATGCAATCACCTTTATTGAGTAACGCATGGCTTTAACCTACGCAAAAGCAGGGGTGGATATAGAAAAGGAGAACCGTGCGATAGCGTCGCTTGCAAAACAACTTGTCTATAAACGCAGAGGCTTTGGTGCACCTTTAACAGACGTGGGCCATTATGCCGGTCTTATAGATTTTGGCGAATATGCCCTTGCGCTTACAACCGATGGTGTGGGTTCGAAGGTTCTGATAGCAAACGAGATGAGAAGATGGAACACAGTCGGGATTGACTGCATCGCCATGAACGTGAACGACCTTCTTGCAATGGGCATCGAGCCTCTTGCTTTCGTGGATTATATTGCCATAAGCGAACCGAACGAGGAAATAATGAGGCAGATAGGGGAGGGGCTTTCAAAAGGGGCTGAGATCTCAAGAATGACCATAGTGGGAGGCGAGACCGCCACTCTTCCTGATATCATCAAGGGCTTTGACCTTGCAGGCACGTGCCTCGGGATGGTAAAGAAGGACAGGATTATAACCGGCGAGCACATTGAAATCGGGGATGCCATTATCGGGCTTCCCTCAAACGGGGTGCACAGCAATGGATATTCACTTGTTCGAAAAATTATAAAGGAGTCGGGCTACTCATATCAGGATTTATTCCCTTATAATAAAGATACCACTATCGGGGGTGAGCTGTTAATCCCCACAAGGATATATATGGAAATACTGGACGCTGCCCGCAAGTACGATATTCACGGTCTCGCCCATATAACGGGAAGCGGGCTAATGAAACTCCACCGCATCACCAAATACGGGTTTGATATGGCTGATCCACTCAAGCCGCAGCCTATCTTCCGGTTTCTGAAGGAGGAAGGGGGCGTGGACGAAGTCGAGATGTACAAGACCTTTAATATGGGCATGGGTTTTGTGGTTGTACTATCAAAGAGCCAGGCTCGCGAAGCTTCGAAGATGCTGGGAGGAAAGATAATAGGGGAGATCGTGGAACAGGGGATATTTGTTGACGGGATGGAGATAAAGTAAATGCCAATCCTTAAATAAGAACAAAGCCAACAATTGTTGATAATTATGGCGGATGAATTGTTGGATTTATTAAATAAAGCGATTGCAAGAGAGCTTGGGGTCAGCATACAGTATATGTGGCATCATGTAATGGCAATGGGGATGGAAAGTCCTGAGATAAAGGATGTTTTTAAGGAGATAGCCATAGTAGAGATGAAGCATGCCGAGGATATTGCTGAGCGCCTTTTTTATCTCGGCGGGACTCCAACCACCAAACCCACGCCGATTAAAGTTGGGGGTTCACTGAAAGAGATGATTGAGGCAAACCTCCAGGCAGAGATTGAGGCTGTTGCGATGTATAAGGAAATCATAGACAAAGCTTCAGAAAAAGAGGATACAACCACGCGATTGCTGTTTGAGGAGATTCTAACTGCAGAGGAAGAGCACAAACATACGTTTTCGATCCTGCTGAAATAGTATCCGCTATTTTTTAATCCATTATTATTATTTAACCCCTTTATTTCTTCTGGAGAATTTAAATCATCGTACTTATGATAATGATGGAATATTAAGAAACGATTTCTTCGTCGCTATCCGATTAAATTCTTTGCCCAATTCCGTGGTGTTGAATTTTAAACTTTTTACTCGTACTGTAGTAACGATTTTGTTAATCACCTCGGTTTCCTCTGGAAACTGTTTGTAAAGCCATTCGTTTTCTCACAGAAATCCTTACATCTTTCCAGATTGTGTGAATATCCACCATGTCCAATAAGATACGGTTAATCGTAAATGCCCTGACAGAGAGAGGCAGTGTTCTCGTAGCCTTTTCGGGTGGTGTAGACAGCGCCGTACTTGCGGCGCTTGCATACAGGGCTTTAAAGAATCAGGCAATTGCCGTTACCGCAGATTCGAAGACCCTTGCGCCTGGCGAGCTTGAGTGCGCAAAAGAAGTTGCAAAAGAGATAGGCCTAAGGCATATTGTTATTTCCTACGATGAGCTCAGCGAGCCTGAATTTGCAAAAAACCCTGTGGATAGATGCTATTACTGCAAGAAGGGATTGCTGCGTGAGTTGAAAAAGCTTGCAGCTCTGCATGGCATGAATACCATTATCGAGGGAACTAATATTTCTGATTTGAAAAACCACAGACCAGGTCACAGGGCTGTGATGGAAGAGGAGGTTTATAACCCGTATGTTGAATTTAAAGTCACAAAGGAAGAAATTCGAAAAATGGCGCATGAGCTTGGTCTGTCGGTTGCTGATAAGCCCTCTATGGCATGCCTTTCCTCTCGTTTTCCCTACGGGCAGGCAATAACCTCTGAGGGATTGAAACGTGTGGGTGCTGCGGAGGATTTTCTTCGAAGAGCAGGGTTCAAGGTTGTGCGGGTAAGAGACCATTCCGGCATAGCGCGGATAGAGATAATGCCTGATGAAATGCCGCGATTTCTGGAAATGAGAGAGGCTGTTGTGTCTGAATTCAAAAGGCTCGGATTTTCCTATATTACCCTTGACCTCATAGGTTTCAGGAGCGGGAGCATGGATGAAGTATTATCAAAATTATGAATCTTTCCTCATGCGTGGTAATATTCGCCCGTTGCGCGCTGCTGCACCGGAGAACCGCACGGCTCAAATCCCGGGACACCTATGGCATCTGCCCTGCACTGCCTGCACAGCCTGAACTGCGGCAGGAATTCTTCAGCCAGCGTCCTTGCTATGGTTAGTTCATCGCATTCTGGGGCTCTTGCGTGTTCAAACATGTGAAGCGGTATAAGCGGGATGATGTTCATCAGCATCGCACCGCTTTCTGCTGCCCTCTTTGCTATTTCCTTTACCTGCTCAAAATTGACCTCGGGGATGAGCACGGTGTTCACCTTGACATTCAGTCCTGCCTCGCTTGCCTTCTTCACGCCGAGGAACTGGTTCTCGATCAGCAGCTTTGCTCCTTCAACGCCTTTATAGGTCGTATCATGGTAGCGCACGAAGGAGTAAATTTTTGCGCCAACCTCGGGGTCAACTGCGTTTATCGTTACCGTGACGCTTGTCACTCCAACCTCAACAAGCTGCTCCACTTTCTCAGATAGCAGAAGACCATTAGAAGCCACGCATTTTATGAGTTCGGGATATTTCTCATGGACAAGCCTCAGGGTCTCAAAAGTCTCCTCATTTGCCAGCGACTCCCCTGGTCCTGCGATTCCCACAACGCGCAGGTTTGGCATCTCTTTTATATATTTGTCCACTCTTACGAGCGCCTCCCGCGGATTGAGAATTACGCCTGCTACGCCCGGCCTGTGCTCGCATTTATCCAGTTTCCGTATGCAGTAGTTGCACTGGATATTGCAGCGCGGCGCCACTGGCAGGTGAATTCTCGCAGTAGTAAAGTGCGCTTTCTCATTGTAACATGGGTGCACGCTCGTGAGGTGTGCGAATTTTGACCCGATGTTTCCCCAGCGTTCCTGTTTCATATTTCCTCGTTTTATTCGTGATTGTACGAACAATAAATTGGCGTTAATACTATATAGGCATTTTCCCGATTATTCCCCTACAAATTCTTCGTTAATAAATCTACCGAAGTTGCGAGGTTCTTTTAATGACCAACCGGACAGCTATTCAGTTACATTTTTTCAAACATATCCTTACCCACACCGCATTGGGGACATACCCAGTCGTCCGGGAGGTCTTCAAATGCTGTCCCCGGTTTAATCCTTGGGGTGTCCCCGACTTCGGGGTCATAGATATAACCACAAACAGTACAGCGATATTTTATCATATTTCACCTCGTTTTAATAACGTCCTAAAGTAAAAGTA of Candidatus Methanoperedens sp. contains these proteins:
- a CDS encoding Single-stranded DNA binding protein, which gives rise to METEFAPHIEEIKRALDNEIDESNIIADLKKLLEYRVPLSEAKRSLIKKYGGSEKSKEKKLKDIQIGDRNIEITGQILEISKKTVNVKNNEKTVFSGTISDETAARSFTAWHDFDLNVGDVIKIAQAYVRNWQERPEINFGNRSKVTKLTSKIQIVQESEVRKLGELKDGDINVHTEFTILNIESREINTKDGTKKILSGIAADDDTKLPFTAWIVLPELAAGSAVEVKNAYVRSFRGVPTLNINETSQVIKLDKKIEYKVIGKVSIGDIAGKDGAYDIIIEGNILSIRPGSGLVARCPECSRVIQKGICRVHGKVDEKMDMRIKAIIDDGTGALTLVLDAPLTQKICGYTIEDAQNIAKAAMSQKAVEDEIKKKLVGKMLAARGNTSKGEFGSTLVASDVWEPLDMNKEKAAMLLGRAG
- a CDS encoding winged helix-turn-helix transcriptional regulator, giving the protein MILRSKKEITKFQILVEIAAHQPDVMQKEIAYKIGITPQAVSEYIKELVSDGFLYSDGRVRYRVTKKGVEWVLERAQELKKYARFVMEDVVSHISVATAIATEGLDKGQKVSLWMENGLLYAGRGEGDVAGITMSDAMEGEEVGVTDLKGMISLPEVNITICKIPRVERGGSRNVDYDILKKLSKGKPYIAALGVEALISLRKINIAPNILFGAKESVVEAAFHGLSSLVVSVDEEIPSLLNRLESEGLNYEVVDLSK
- a CDS encoding ArsR family transcriptional regulator — encoded protein: MGKRTRIINEPSDIVPLLRAFGSDTHKKVFECLQNGWKTEEEIDKEVGFEPHESLDVLKKSGFVESKWRMPQPGKMPEKEYHSSYSKVQVNFQCSVEDLSDLIMVTFKNDKELRSYLDLIEKEVKSGNQSMNGLQRVVDKSIMFIRAVARRSSILAVKGQRIEMLGETE
- a CDS encoding DedA family protein, yielding MIAELLSGFITQFISSIGYIGVFILMTLESAALPVPSEVVMPFAGYLAYLKKFDLFLISIVGAVGCTAGSLISYYVGLKGGRPFIEKYGRYLFIESSHIELAETWFRKYGDRAVLFSRLLPVVRTFISLPAGIGKYDLKKLVTFSFIGSLPWCFALAYVGFSLGPSWENIIGFFNGLDIIVVAAVIMIILYYWKLKK
- a CDS encoding replication factor C small subunit produces the protein MLKEEIWIEKYRPKKLDDVVGQAEVIKRLKSYVHSRNLPHLLFSGPPGVGKTASAICIARELFGEAWTNNFTELNASDERGIDVVRNKIKNFARTAPLGEAEFKIIFLDEADALTSDAQSALRRTMEKYTATCRFLLSCNYSSKIIEPIQSRCAVYRFKPIGSTAVEERIRHIARAEGVNLTDDGMDAIKYVAAGDMRRAINALQAAAMLDKTVNMDAIYKTTATAKPEEVVELVKLGLEGNFMKARAKLDYLLIEQGLSGEDIIGQIYRVMFDMTIPDRLKVDMIDRIGEIDFRMAEGANERIQLEALIAHFMLCGNKR
- a CDS encoding VIT1/CCC1 transporter family protein encodes the protein MNHSLKIGFIFGLTSGIITTLGLIVGLDAGTHSRLAVIGGVLTIAIADAFSDALGIHISEEAESKHIQKEIWESTLSTFLAKFFFASTFLVPLLLFELSTAIIVSVAWGLSLLGILSFEIAREQKVKPWKVITEHLVIAAVVIVCTHYVGDWISKTFML
- a CDS encoding hydroxymethylglutaryl-CoA reductase, degradative, producing the protein MTKTSKLSGFYKLSPKERLKVVSEFSSLTEEEASCISATGALSHDAADRMVENVIGVMEVPLGVAVNFLINGKDYLIPMAIEEPSVIAAAGNAAKMAREGGGFTTSSTGPVMIGQIQAVGIADPNFARVNILEKKDEIIRRANEVDPVLVKFGGGAKDVEVRVIDTPGGKMVITHLIVDCRDAMGANAVNTMAETVAPYIEELTGGRVYLRIISNFADKRIMRAKVVFTKEAIGGADVVDGILAAYHFAAGDPYRAATHNKGIMNGVTAAVLATGNDTRAIEAGAHVYAARSGTYRPLSAYEKNANGDLVATIEMPMAVGLVGGATKTNPIARAAVKILGVKTATEMGEVFAALGLAQNFAALKALATEGIQRGHMGLHSRNVAIQAGATGEMVDKIAEIMVRERKVRADRAKELLDEMKKKK
- a CDS encoding 50S ribosomal protein L39e, whose protein sequence is MTQKTKGKKKRLAKAHNQNQRVPAWVIVKTKRKVMTHPKRRHWRRSTLKV
- a CDS encoding 50S ribosomal protein L31e produces the protein MADIERIYTIPLSDARKVPRWKRAESAARKVRAYLAKHLKTDLKEVKLDKTINEKLWERGSMKPPLKLRVRAVKFEAGGVEAELAQE
- a CDS encoding translation initiation factor IF-6; the encoded protein is MKRRLNISGSPVLGVFAACTEELVFVPRDASDETVKELEESLGVTALRFSVSGSSIIGSLLRGNSNGVMVAGFILERELRAIRKHTKAARLTGELNAAGNLILANDTAALVHPDLSDRSIGVIKKTLGVDVRRGTIGELKTVGMAGIATNKGVLVHPKSSPAEIGVIEDLFSLPVDIGTVNFGSPLVGSGLLANSKGYVAGEETTGPEISRIEDTLGYL